The proteins below are encoded in one region of Salvelinus namaycush isolate Seneca unplaced genomic scaffold, SaNama_1.0 Scaffold1600, whole genome shotgun sequence:
- the LOC120037173 gene encoding H-2 class I histocompatibility antigen, alpha chain-like, with amino-acid sequence MNISHLTVFVLYFSLECICQSDIYSLSYIYTALSKTVELPGIHEFTAMGLMNNQQIDYYDSVSKKTIPKQDWMREKLPADYWEKGTQSRKSKEQWFKVNVNILMDRMRHNNTDVHVLQWKVGCEIDQQSDGTLKFMKGADQYSYDGDDFLAFDDVTMQWVAPVVQAQMTKRKWDGVQILNTYTKGYLEKECVDWLSKFMEYEDKEFSRADSPPKVYAFAKKAKTAGHVRLTCMATGFYPRDVLMHIKKNGVPLTKHDGVQSTGVLPNDDDTYQIRMSVQIPEADKETYECYVGHGTLKEPIVVKWDGECCDCSSFGAVVIGAVITVVVLILVLVVLFVLHRRGTIVIPGLRTRANGNGAAVMVRKGNSKVDR; translated from the exons ATGAATATATCTCATTTGACGgtttttgttttatatttttcacTAGAATGTATTTGCCAGAGCG ACATCTACTCCCTGAGCTACATCTACACTGCCCTGTCAAAGACAGTAGAATTGcctggtatccatgagttcactGCCATGGGACTGATGAACAACCAACAGATCGATTACTATGACAGTGTGTCAAAGAAGACGATTCCCAAACAGGACTGGATGAGGGAGAAGCTGCCAGCAGACTACTGGGAAAAAGGGACTCAGTCACGCAAGAGCAAGGAGCAGTGGTTCAAAGTCAACGTCAACATCCTGATGGATCGCATGAGGCACAACAACACTG ATGTCCATGTCCTTCAGTGGAAGGTTGGCTGTGAGATTGACCAACAGAGTGACGGCACACTGAAATTCATGAAGGGCGCTGACCAATACAGCTACGATGGTGACGACTTCCTGGCCTTTGATGATGTCACTATGCAGTGGGTGGCCCCAGTTGTTCAAGCTCAGATGACTAAGAGGAAGTGGGACGGGGTGCAGATCCTCAACACGTACACCAAGGGCTACCTGGAGAAGGAGTGTGTGGACTGGCTGTCCAAATTCATGGAATATGAGGACAAGGAATTCAGTAGGGCTGATT CCCCTCCAAAGGTCTATGCATTTGCTAAAAAGGCCAAAACTGCAGGACATGTCAGACTGACCTGCATGGCCACAGGTTTCTATCCTAGAGATGTGTTAATGCATATTAAGAAGAATGGTGTTCCATTAACCAAACATGATGGAGTGCAGTCTACAGGAGTCCTACCCAATGATGATGACACCTACCAGATCAGGATGAGTGTGCAGATCCCAGAGGCAGATAAGGAAACTTATGAATGTTATGTCGGCCATGGAACTTTGAAGGAGCCAATTGTGGTAAAATGGG ATGGAGAATGTTGTGATTGCAGTAGTTTCGGTGCTGTAGTCATTGGGGCAGTCATCACCGTTGTAGTTCTGATCTTGGTTTTGGTGGTCCTGTTTGTTCTGCACAGAAGAGGGACAATTG TGATTCCTGGATTGAGAACTCGAG CTAATGGCAATGGAGCGGCTGTAATGGTGCGAAAAGGAAATAGCAAG GTGGATAGATGA